A stretch of DNA from Halalkalicoccus subterraneus:
CAGTTCGAGCGCGAGCGTTTCGTGATCCGACTCCCGAACTACTCGTCGAACGCGGGCGATGCTGGCGGGATGGTCGTGGACGACACCGACGAGCGTCACACCGGGTAGCGAGCGGACGTACTCGGGGTTCGGGAGGGTCGTCGAGCGTGCGAGAGTGACTGACACGGTAACTCGATAGGAGCCACTCCTCTCGTGGAGGTATAGTTCAGCGAACCGAGACGTGAGCGCGAGCGGTTACCTGACGGTTGGTGTCCTCGCCCCGAAAAAACCGCCTGCCCGTCTCAGGCGTCGATGTACTCGTCGTTCATCTCCCAGCCGCCGTTGCCGTCCCGGACCATGTACTCGCCGTAGAACGGGACGCGGTTCCCGATCGTCTCCCGGAGGGTCTCGCGGATCTCCGGCCTGCTCATCTCGCCCATCGACCGGAGGTCGTCGTTACGGTTCAGACAGCCCTTGAGATACCCCTCGTGGGTGATCCGCACCCGGTGGCAGTTCGCACAGAACTCGGGGTTCTCGACGGGGTCGACGATCTCGACCATGCCGATCCCCCCGGCGTTGGCGTCGAAATCGAAGTCGGAGTCGAGGTCGACGTCGTCGCTCGCCACCCAGTAGCGCGCGCGGTGGTGCATCTCGCGGCGCTCGACGCGGATTGCCTGCTCTTCGAGCCAACCATGCACCCGCTCGATGTCGATGTTCCACTCGGGTTTTCCGGTCAGTTCGGGCATGTACTGGATGAGCTGGAGCTGGAGGCCGTCGTTTTCGGCGACGTGATCGACCATCTCGGGAACGTAGCCCGCAGTGTGCTCGAAGACGACCATGT
This window harbors:
- the moaA gene encoding GTP 3',8-cyclase MoaA — encoded protein: LADDFGREVTGVRISLTDRCNFDCVYCHNEGLGDTRGPMDPQDDEMSADEVVRFLEVASEFGIEKVKFTGGEPMLRDDLEEIIRRTPDEMEVSMTTNGTFLPGRAEGLLEAGLERVNVSQDALDPKEFAEITKSGAYDRVLEGVEAALDAGLDPVKLNMVVFEHTAGYVPEMVDHVAENDGLQLQLIQYMPELTGKPEWNIDIERVHGWLEEQAIRVERREMHHRARYWVASDDVDLDSDFDFDANAGGIGMVEIVDPVENPEFCANCHRVRITHEGYLKGCLNRNDDLRSMGEMSRPEIRETLRETIGNRVPFYGEYMVRDGNGGWEMNDEYIDA